The nucleotide window TCTCAAGGTAAGTACCGACAGCATTCGTCATCGTACATGGCTGATCCTTGTGGTTCTAGTGTTCTGGAAGTGTTCCGTGCAGTAATTGTGTGAGAAGGAGGGTTGAGTGTGCTTTTGAGAAACAGAAGCCTAAGCAGATTTGGATCAATCAGGATGAGTCGGGTAAAAAGACTGTGGCTCGGGTTTCAGGTTCTACCTGCAAGAGTCAGCCTCCTCGATTGGTTACCATCGCTACGGGTGATCAGATCTACTATCTTTCTCACTATTTCGACACGTTTTTGAGAAGAAACAACTGCAATCCGAGAACGGAGATTTTTACGGATGTAATAGGTTTGATGAAAGATCAAGAGTCGGGGACGTTTCTTCACGATGCTGTTCTTTCGTTGGGGGCGATGCAGGCGGTTAAGTTGAACGCATCTGAAGGTGTTGACCCAAGCAAGACTTACAACTTGGCTGTGCATCACTACTCAAAGTCAGTGTTGGGGTTGAGAAatgctcttgagaagtttgATCAAGAACCTAGCGCTCGGTATCGCATACTGTGGGCTACTCACCTGCTTGGTCTGTTCGAGGTGAGCAGTTTTCGAGGGCAGACTCTACCAGGGTTAAGCTAACATGTCGAAGCTCATGACTGATGCAACCGGGGAAGGATGGATACAGCACTTGGTCCACGGCACTTCCAAAGCACTTGTCGCTGCTGGTCCAATATCCTGCAAATCAGGTCATGGACAACGCTTTTTCACCGAAATACGAATCTTTGAAGTCTGTCGGGCTATAATTTTCAACGAGCCAACATTTCTTGCAAAAGCAGATTGGAGATGCCTAACACGGGAGATGAGGGCCAACGGGAAAGACGATAGTGATCTGTTGGATGAACTTTTGGATTTCGTCGTCTCATGCTCAACTCTGCGTGTTCGGTAAGTGATCCCTTCTTCTATGAAGCATGGTTTTTAATGATTTATCTTAGCGCAATAGACCTGCTGTATCACTCGGACGCAGattttgttgatgttgcgaaACATCTTGACGAAGCTTTTGCTGTTGCTCAAGAAGGGTTTCGTCTAAGACAATCTCTCGTCGACTGGGAGGCCAAAGATGGAGCTTCAAAACAACACTCTGCTGCGAGTTCGAGTGggagcttctcatccttgaccaAAGCATTCTTCGCAGCTACAAGTATCTACCTCTCCGGAGTCTTCGACTACGAAATTCCATATTGGCAGGACAAAGGGATTGTGGCACCTAACTTGAGCGAAGAAGAGATACAAATGCACGTCATCAACATATTGACTCATACAAATACCGTTCTGTATAGTTCTTCCATTTCACCGTTGTTGGTGCTTTTTCCACTGCGAGTTGCGGGTGCACGGTCTTGGCAGGGTTGGCAGCAGGAGTGTATCATGCAGAATCTATTGGTTGTTGAAAGGACATTTCCTGTTGCAGCGGCATTTAGGGCTGACTTGATGGGAGTATGGGCACGGATGAGTCCGCCGGTATACTCAAATTCTCCTCTATCTATTTGATAGGACTCtcaatattattatagaacGCAATCTCCATCATTGTTACACTTTTGCGAAAATATGCCTCAGACGATCTCCTGCCTGGAGCAAGCGTTTCCGTGCACTGGGATTGTGATCTTGGCGGCTGACAATCGTCCTACATAACTGACTTGATCTCACCAGGATTAGGCATCGATCAGACAGCTTTAACTCGCGCATCATGTGATATCACCCAGCGGCAGGCAACACAACCAGATTGAATGAGGCCTACCATCATGCGACAGGCAAGCAAACACAGCCACAGACGTATTGAGATTTGCTTCTTGCATCAAGAGTTGCACTGCATCTGCAAGATCTCCAGATCAAGGCCCTACAATATGCCTGCTCACATATTTACAGTTCAATGCTCCAACCATATTCTCGAGAGAATTTGCATGATATAATTGTACATCAATCCCTAGTCCATCTTCCTTGGTCCCCGTCACGGCCCGCTCAAAAAGGGTCTCTGATCATCCCCCGGTCTAGGGTGGATCAGCAGACACGTCACACTGCTCACCCCGTCCTTCGTCACAGAACCAATTAATTCGATGCCCCGGATTTCGACAGCGCCTGTGACATGCATGCCATGGCGTCATGCCGGTCCCTGGGGCCTGTTTTACCTGTCGCTAGCTTATCTGCATCTTTCTTAAGAAGAAGCCCTGTCTGTACCTGAGCGATATTTGCAAAAGTGCAAGTAAGATCTGGTACTTCTATTGTGAGCAAAATGCCAAAGAAAGCTCCATCACTCAGGTCTTCTACTAGACTCAAACCTCAACctgcaccaacaccagcgacAGCGCCGAAAAGACCGCCTCTTAGAACGCCGAGCGCGTCTTACTCTAGGCCTCCACCAAGTCATCCGCCACCAACGATTAAAAATGAGGGACCGTTGAGACCTCCACCTGGAGTAGGCGCTCCAAAAAGATCAAGGTCTTATGAAGCTGAAAGTCGGCGACCGCGAtatcctccttcatcaaGCCCGAGACAATCCTACTATGAGCGACCGAGGCGTAGGGACTCAGGCTTCAGGTCTGTGTCGCCTCAAGCGAGACCACCTCCACCTGCGCCTGTGCAACGAGCGCTGAGACGGCGCATGACGAGAGATTCGGACTGGATGTCGGAGGATGAGAGTAGGCCTACATCCCGTCGTAGATCTCCGACTCCTGAACGGCATCAAAAGCCGCGAACTTATGGAACTGAAACACCACCATTCCAACACTCCCCAAAGCCTGCGGTCGCGCGTCCGTCAATGAGATCCTATCCGACGGACAGTTCGCGACCTGATCCAAGAAGACGTCCATCTTATGAGCCGCCGCCTTCACCAAGACGTCCGCCCGGGGCGGGGAAGAGATCGCCTCCGTCAGCGTATAGACCAGCGCCTCATTTAGCCGCAGACATGCTGAGAGGGCGACCTCGATCGAGAGGAAATTCACCACTTCGTTCTCCTGAGACGCATGACTCGGCGACAGGCAGGAGACCCAGCTATTCCGGCGCTGGTAATTCGCAGCCTTCCTCTCGAAGGCACTCTGTCAAATCTCCAGAGCAAAAGGAGGCCAGACCTACCGAGAAACCCGCTGAGAATGAaccaaagaagaaaggcTTTGACTTTATGAAACATTTCCCTCAAGCTGTCGCTGCATACGCTGGCATCCAAGCGCTGGGGAAACACGCCGACACAGCCAAAGAATGGACAGATTGGTTCATGAAGCTTCAAAAGACCCCCGAGGAGATCCATGAACTGTCCGCCAAAGCGACAACAGCAAGAGACACTATCACCCAGATCCAGAACACACTGGAAGCACGACCTGACATCATCGAGGGAGATGATGCGAGGCCCATGAGGAGGCAGATTGATGAAGCAATCAGGAATGCCACAGCCGCACTGGACGAAATGACTAAACTGCTTCAAGAGATTAGCAGTGATGGGCTCGAGGGGACGATGTTTGGTGGCCTTGAGGAGTTTTATAACTCTTACAAGTATAAGGATGAGtgggaggagaagatcaaacTGGCTGATGGtgagctggagaagcagtTAGCGGCTCTCAGCAAGCTAATGATCAACATTTACTCGTAAGTCTCATCTCAACTTACTTGCACGATAGATTTTCTGACAATGATTTCAGGCGTGCTCTAATGAAGCCTGCTCCTCCGGGATTTGACAATCCAGTACCCCCGCCAGCTCCAGGGCAGTCTTCAGATTCTCCTTATGCACGACGGTCAAGCACAGCACAACATAGTTCAAAGTCCAGGGCGGGCTCAATTGATTTGGACCCTCCTCCCGTGGGTCGATATCGGAAGTCAGTCGACGAGGACGCCGCGAGGTCCGTGCCCTCTGATGTGTCAACTGAGCCCAAGGTTGAGACTGCGAAGGTCGCGGCGCCGGAGGAAAAGCCAATGCAACCTGAGAATGATGCTGGTGAACCTGAGGCTCAGCATGATACCGGTGAAGCTCCTCCACATTCTCCCAAGGgtgtcaagctcaaggttgacgatgacCTGGCTGATCtcccaacaccatcacccaAGGCCGAACCTGCACAACCAGTAGAGGTACCAAAAGTGCCAGAGGTACcattgaagaaagaagagcccACAGGCATCAAACCCGCGCAACCGACACTAATGGAAGCTAAGCCTCCAAAGCCACCAGCGCCCATAGAAGACCCCGAAGAAATCCTCCTCGATGCAGCATGGAACGGCGATATACAAGCCTGCAACTCCGCCCTCCGCCACGCCTCCCCCTCAACCCGCGACCAAAATGGCTTCACCCCCCTCCATCTCGCCGCAGAACGCGACCACCTTGCCATAGCAATGCTCCTCCTCGACTCCTCCGCGAACCCTAACGCGCGCGCCAACGGTGGTCGCACACCCCTCCACCTCGCAGCGCGGTACGCATCAGCCGCACTCGTTGAACTTCTAGTCGACGACGCTCACGCTGATCCGAATGCTCGTACGACTGATGGACGGACGCCGTTGCACTATGCTGCTAGTGTGGCGGAGGATggggatgatgagaagagggaagTTATTCGGGTGTTGAGGGATTGGAAGGCGGATCCGACGATTAAGGATAATAAGGGGAGGACGGCGAGGGATGTGGCGCAGAAGAGAGACTTTTGGGATGTTTCGGCGACGTTGAGGAGGG belongs to Fusarium musae strain F31 chromosome 9, whole genome shotgun sequence and includes:
- a CDS encoding hypothetical protein (EggNog:ENOG41); protein product: MLRGRPRSRGNSPLRSPETHDSATGRRPSYSGAGNSQPSSRRHSVKSPEQKEARPTEKPAENEPKKKGFDFMKHFPQAVAAYAGIQALGKHADTAKEWTDWFMKLQKTPEEIHELSAKATTARDTITQIQNTLEARPDIIEGDDARPMRRQIDEAIRNATAALDEMTKLLQEISSDGLEGTMFGGLEEFYNSYKYKDEWEEKIKLADGELEKQLAALSKLMINIYSRALMKPAPPGFDNPVPPPAPGQSSDSPYARRSSTAQHSSKSRAGSIDLDPPPVGRYRKSVDEDAARSVPSDVSTEPKVETAKVAAPEEKPMQPENDAGEPEAQHDTGEAPPHSPKGVKLKVDDDLADLPTPSPKAEPAQPVEVPKVPEVPLKKEEPTGIKPAQPTLMEAKPPKPPAPIEDPEEILLDAAWNGDIQACNSALRHASPSTRDQNGFTPLHLAAERDHLAIAMLLLDSSANPNARANGGRTPLHLAARYASAALVELLVDDAHADPNARTTDGRTPLHYAASVAEDGDDEKREVIRVLRDWKADPTIKDNKGRTARDVAQKRDFWDVSATLRRAEKRWEEEHHQNWFQRHGLKR